In Salvelinus alpinus chromosome 30, SLU_Salpinus.1, whole genome shotgun sequence, a single genomic region encodes these proteins:
- the LOC139560565 gene encoding stress-associated endoplasmic reticulum protein 1 has translation MVAKQRIRMANEKHSKNITQRGNVAKSTRNPQDDKVAVGPWLLALFIFVVCGSAIFQIIQSIRMGM, from the exons ATGGTCGCCAAACAGAGGATTCGTATGGCCAACGAAAAACACAGCAAGAATATCACGCAAAGAGGCAACGTAGCCAAATCTACG AGAAACCCTCAAGATGATAAGGTGGCTGTGGGACCCTGGCTGTTGGCCCTCTTCATCTTTGTTGTGTGTGGATCAG CTATCTTCCAGATCATTCAGAGCATTCGGATGGGCATGTAG